The Anabas testudineus chromosome 11, fAnaTes1.2, whole genome shotgun sequence genome has a segment encoding these proteins:
- the LOC113154366 gene encoding catenin beta-1-like codes for MATQSDLMELDMAMGDSKAAVSQWQQQSYLDSGIQSGVTTTAPSLSGKGNPDAEEDDPTLYDWEFNQPFTPEPTDIEGYAMTRAQRVRAAMFPETLEEGIQIPPTQLDATHPTAVQRLAEPSQMLKHAVVNLINYQDDAELATRAIPELTKLLNDEDQVVVNKAAIMVHQLSKKEASRHALMRSPQMVSAVVRAMQNTGDVETARCSAGTLHNLSHHREGLLAIFKSGGIPALVKMLGSPVDSVLFYAITTLHNLLLHQEGAKMAVRLAGGLQKMVALLSNTNVKFLAITTDCLQILAYGNQESKLIILASGGPQALVNIMRTFTYEKLLWTTSRVLKVLSVCSSNKPAIVEAGGMQALGLHLTDPSQRLVQNCLWTLRNLSDAATKQEGMEGLLGTLVQLLGSDDINVVTCAAGILSNLTCNNYSNKLMVCQVGGIEALVRTVLRAGDREDITEPAVCALRHLTSRHQDAEMAQNAVRLHYGLPVVVKLLHPPSHWPLIKATVGLIRNLALCPANHSALREQGAIPRLVQLLVRAHQDTQRRTSMGGNQQQFVEGVRMEEIVEGCTGALHILARDVHNRIVIRGLNTIPLFVQLLYSPVENIQRVAAGVLCELAQDKEAAEAIEAEGATAPLTELLHSRNEGVATYAAAVLFRMSEDKPQDYKKRLSVELTSSLFRTEPMAWNETGDLGLDMGAQGDPLAYRQDDGAYRAYPAAYGQDSLLDPMMEGADYHTDTLPDLGHHTDPLPDLGHTQDLMDSNQLAWFDTDL; via the exons ATGGCTACCCAGT ctgatTTGATGGAATTGGACATGGCAATGGGAGACAGCAAGGCTGCTGTGAGCCAGTGGCAGCAGCAATCTTACCTGGACTCAGGCATCCAGTCTGGGGTCACCACCACCGCACCGTCTTTGAGCGGCAAGGGGAACCCTGATGCTGAGGAGGACGATCCAACTCTCTATGACTGGGAGTTCAACCAGCCCTTTACTCCTGAGCCCACAG acATTGAAGGGTACGCCATGACCCGGGCCCAGCGTGTACGTGCTGCTATGTTTCCTGAGACATTGGAGGAAGGTATCCAGATCCCACCTACCCAACTGGATGCTACCCACCCGACGGCAGTGCAGCGCCTGGCAGAGCCCTCTCAGATGCTAAAGCATGCAGTGGTTAACCTTATTAACTATCAAGATGATGCTGAGCTGGCCACTCGTGCCATCCCTGAGCTTACCAAACTGCTCAATGATGAGGACCAG GTTGTTGTTAACAAAGCAGCTATAATGGTGCATCAGTTGTCCAAGAAGGAGGCATCACGACATGCCCTGATGCGTTCACCACAAATGGTTTCGGCAGTTGTTCGTGCCATGCAGAACACTGGTGATGTGGAGACAGCTCGTTGCTCTGCTGGCACACTGCACAACCTTTCCCACCATCGTGAGGGGCTCCTTGCAATCTTCAAATCTGGAGGCATCCCCGCTCTGGTTAAGATGTTGGG gtCACCAGTGGACAGTGTTTTGTTCTATGCCATCACCACGCTCCACAACCTCTTGTTGCATCAAGAAGGAGCGAAGATGGCGGTGCGCCTTGCTGGAGGACTGCAGAAGATGGTGGCCCTGTTGTCTAACACAAATGTCAAGTTCCTGGCAATCACTACTGACTGCCTGCAGATCCTAGCATATGGAAACCAGGAAAGCAAG CTCATCATTTTAGCCAGTGGTGGTCCCCAAGCCCTGGTCAACATCATGAGGACATTCACATATGAGAAACTGCTGTGGACCACAAGCAGGGTGCTCAAGGTGCTCTCTGTTTGCTCAAGCAACAAGCCTGCCATTGTAGAGGCTG GTGGCATGCAGGCCTTGGGGCTTCACCTGACAGATCCCAGCCAGCGTCTGGTCCAGAACTGCCTCTGGACCCTGAGGAATCTTTCAGATGCTGCAACTAAACAG GAGGGAATGGAAGGTCTCCTGGGCACCCTGGTTCAGCTGCTGGGCAGTGATGATATCAATGTTGTGACATGTGCTGCTGGCATTCTTTCCAACCTTACCTGCAACAACTACAGTAACAAACTCATGGTCTGCCAG GTCGGAGGCATTGAGGCTCTGGTGCGAACAGTGCTTCGGGCTGGCGACAGAGAGGACATCACAGAGCCAGCAGTCTGTGCCCTGCGCCACCTGACTTCCCGCCACCAGGATGCTGAGATGGCCCAAAATGCTGTGCGTCTTCATTATGGCTTGCCTGTGGTGGTCAAACTACTGCACCCTCCTTCCCACTGGCCACTAATCAAG GCCACAGTTGGTCTTATTCGCAACCTGGCACTTTGCCCAGCCAACCACAGCGCCCTGCGAGAGCAGGGAGCCATCCCTCGCCTGGTCCAGCTGCTTGTCAGGGCTCACCAGGACACCCAGAGGCGCACAAGCATGGGAGGCaaccagcagcagtttgtg GAGGGCGTGCGTATGGAGGAAATAGTGGAAGGCTGCACAGGAGCTCTGCACATCCTGGCCCGGGATGTCCACAACAGAATTGTAATCAGAGGGCTCAACACCATTCCACTCTTTGTCCAG TTGCTCTATTCTCCAGTGGAGAATATCCAGCGTGTGGCAGCAGGTGTGCTGTGTGAACTGGCACAGGACAAGGAAGCAGCAGAGGCAATCGAAGCTGAAGGAGCCACCGCACCACTGACTGAGCTTCTGCACTCTCGTAACGAGGGCGTTG CAACCTATGCTGCAGCTGTCCTCTTCCGCATGTCTGAGGACAAGCCCCAGGACTATAAGAAACGTCTGTCAGTGGAGCTGACCAGCTCTTTGTTCAGAACTGAGCCTATGGCCTGGAACGAG ACTGGAGACCTGGGTCTGGATATGGGAGCTCAGGGAGACCCTCTGGCTTACAGGCAGGATG ATGGAGCCTACAGGGCCTACCCAGCAGCTTATGGCCAGGACTCCCTGTTGGACCCAATGATGGAAGGTGCTGACTACCATACTGACACTCTGCCCGACCTGGGCCACCACACTGACCCTTTGCCAGACCTCGGCCACACCCAGGACCTGATGGACAGCAACCAGCTGGCCTGGTTTGACACCGACCTGTAG
- the si:rp71-45k5.2 gene encoding forkhead box transcription factor — MDKLAPLLCEDRKSVENNIRVCLSTHKCFVKIPVVSGSLESKRNYWKLDSSQITAKMVRRHFKGILQLFPDLLSKVETENRSRPSEPCSALHSPEAAACRAVQIRCEVKFSSPFSIESLLKRDSPGARTSRASPLCSLPVRAEQQPRLPNTPVGTKRSFSWDCEEPLLLQAPAGSSPVCSTEGSTHHGLTVNAAAKYIKKTHVCSEPSFPIYTRPSAAPYFSSPHSSYITYSVPTFTHDAPRFRL; from the exons ATGGACAAGTTGGCACCACTACTTTGTGAAGACAGAAAATCTGTAGAGAACAACATCAGAGTCTGTTTATCAACCCACAAATGTTTTGTCAAG ATCCCAGTGGTTTCAGGTTCACTGGAGAGTAAGAGGAACTACTGGAAGCTGGACTCCAGTCAGATCACAGCAAAGATGGTGCGTCGTCACTTCAAAGGAATCCTGCAGCTCTTCCCCGACTTGCTCTCCAAAGTGGAAACGGAGAACAGGAGCAGACCATCAGAGCCCTGCTCAGCTCTCCACTCCCCTgaagctgcagcctgcagagctGTCCAGATCAGATGTGAGGTGAAGTTCAGCAGTCCTTTCTCCATCGAGTCCCTCCTGAAGAGAGACAGTCCGGGTGCTCGCACCTCCAGagcttctcctctgtgcagTCTGCCggtcagagcagagcagcagcctcGGCTCCCAAACACACCGGTCGGGACAAAGAGGAGCTTCAGCTGGGACTGTGAGGAGCCTCTGCTCCTTCAAGCTCCAGCTGGAAGTTCCCCCGTGTGTTCAACAGAGGGCAGCACACACCATGGACTCACTGTTAATGCAGCTGCCAAGTACATCAAGAAGACTCATGTGTGCAGTGAGCCGTCATTCCCCATCTACACAAGACCCAGTGCTGCTCCTTATTTCAGCAGCCCACACAGCAGTTACATCACTTACTCTGTACCAACATTTACCCACGATGCCCCTCGTTTTCGTTTGTga